The genomic region GTCCGCGTGGCCGCCGCACAACTGCTCGACCGCCTGCTCCGCGACCGCCGCGAAGGCCTGGCCGATGCCGGTGTCCAGCCGGGTCACCGCCGCCAGCGAAGTACTTGCCGGGGGCAACGCCGCGACCAGCTCGGCGCGCAACTCGTCGGAGTACGGGCGGCTCAGCAGGCCGAGCGGTTGCAGGACCAGCTCGTCGCCGTCCAGCCGCAGGTCCGCCGCGGCCGCGTCGATCGCGTCGTACGACGTGCCGGACATCAGGCCGATGACCCGCATCTCAGTCCCTCAGCTCTCGCCGGTGGTCGTCGCCGCGCAAGGTCAGCAGCGCGACCACGCTGACCGCGCAGGTGATCACGACGTACCAGGCCGGGATGTCGACGTTCTTGGTCCGCTTGATCAGCTCGGTGATGATCAGCCCCGCGCAGCCGGAGAAGACCGCGTTGGACAGCGAGTACGCCAGCCCGAGCCCGGTGTAGCGCGCCCGGGTCGGGAACATCTCGGCCAGCATCGCGGGCCCCGGCCCGGCCATCAGGCCGACCACCAGGCCGGCGACGAACACCGCGACCCCCTTCAGCGCGGTCGAGCTCTCCTTGTCCTGCAGCAGGTTCATCAGCGGGAAGGCCAGCACGACGACCAGCGCGGCCCCGGTGACCATCACCGGCCGGCGGCCGACCCGGTCGCTGATCCAGCCCGCCGGCATGATCGAGACGGCGAAGCCGAGGTTCGCCAGCACGGTCGCGACCAGCGCCTGCTGGAACGTCGCGTTCAGCGTGGCCTGCAGGTACGACGGCATCACCACCAGGAAGGTGTACCCGGCGGCGGACCAGCCCATCAGCCGGCCGATGCCGAGCGCGATCGCCTTGGCCACCTCGCCCCGGTCGGCCGGAACCCGCTCACCGCCCTGCTGGACCCGGGCGAAGTTCGGCGTCTCGTCCAGCCGGAGCCGCAGGAACAGCGCGACCAGGCCGAGCGGCAGCGCGAGCAGGAACGGCACCCGCCAGCCCCAGTCGTGCAGCGCCTCGGTGCTCAGCACGGTCGCCAGGATCGCGGCCAGCCCGGCGCCGGCCAGCAGCCCGAGCGCGACGGTCAGCGACTGCCAGGCGCCGTACAGGCCGCGCTTCGTCCGCGGCGCGAACTCGGTCATGATCGCCACCGCGCCGCCGAACTCGCCGCCCGCGGACAGCCCCTGCAGCGCGCGGACCAGGGTCAGCAGCCACGGCGCCGCCGCACCGACGGTCGCGTACGTCGGCAGCAGTCCGATCAGCGTGGTCGAGAACGTCATCAGCAGCAGGACCAGGATCAGCGTCGGCCGCCGCCCGATCCGGTCACCGATCCGGCCGAAGACCGCGGCGCCGATCGGCCGGAAGAAGAACGCCAGCGCGAACGAGGCGTAGGTCTTGATCAGGCTCTCGGCGTCGCTGGTCGAGGTGCTGCTGAAGAAGTTCGCCGCGATCACCGTGGCGAAGAAGCCGTAGGCGCCGAACTCGTACCACTCGACGAAGTTGCCGACCGTGCCGGCCACCAGCGACCGGCGGTGCCGCCGGGCGTCGATCGTCGGCGTCGCTGCTGAGCTGCTCATCGGGTCCTCTCCCGCTCGCCTCGGCCCCCGGTAACTTTCCTCCCTTGATGGGGACCATCTTGGTCTACAACTTCCGTCACCGCGAGTCAGAGCCTGCAGCGGCCGGTGACGCCGGCCCGATCCAGCCGGCCGCCGCGCAGTTCACAGCAATGTCGCTTTGCGGTCGTTACCGGCGGGTATATACTCAAGTTACTCGTGAGTAAAGTCAGCGAACAGGCAGGGGCAGCCACGTGAGCCACTACAAGTCGAATCTGCGGGACATCGAGTTCAACCTGCTCGAGGTGCTCGGGCGTGACCAGGTGCTCGGACAGGGTCCGTACGCCGACATGGACGTCGACACCGCCCGGGAAGTGCTGTCCGAGATCGACCGGCTGGCCAAGAACGAGCTCGCCGCGTCGTTCGTCGACGCCGACCGCTTTCCGCCGGTGTACGACCCGCAGACGCAGGAAGTGCGGATGCCGGAGTCGTTCAAGAAGAGCTACCAGGCCTACATGGACGCCGAGTGGTTCAAGCTCGAGCTGCCGCCGGAGCTGGGCGGCCAGCCGACGCCGCCCTCGCTGCGCTGGGCCGCGGCCGAGATGGTGCTGGGCGCGAACCCGGCCGTGCACATCTACGCCGCCGGACCGAACTTCGCGCACGTGCTGTGGCGCAACGGCACCGAGCGGGACAAGGTGATCGCCCGGCACATGATCGAGCGGGGCTGGGGCGCCACGATGGTGCTGACCGAGCCGGACGCCGGGTCCGACGTGGGCGCGGGCCGGACCAAGGCGACGCTGCAGGACGACGGCAGCTGGCACATCGAGGGCGTCAAGCGCTTCATCACCTCGGGCGAGCACGACATGACCGAGAACATCGTGCACCTGGTGCTGGCCCGCCCGCAGGGCATCGAGGGCGTCGGCGGACCGGGCACGAAGGGGCTCAGCCTGTTCATCGTGCCGAAGTACGACTTCGACCTGGAGACCGGCGAGCTGACCGGTGAGCGCAACGGCGCCTACGTGACGAACGTCGAGAAGAAGATGGGCATCAAGGTGTCCACCACCTGCGAGATCACCTTCGGCGAGAACGCCCCGGCCAAAGGCTACCTGCTCGGCGAGGTGCACGACGGCATCGCGCAGATGTTCCAGGTGATCGAGTACGCCCGGATGATGGTCGGCACCAAGGCGATCGCCACCCTGTCCACCGGCTACCTGAACGCGCTCGAGTACGCCAAGCAGCGGGTCCAGGGCGCCGACCTGACCAATGCCGCGAAGACCGCGCCGCGGGTGACCATCACCCACCACCCGGACGTGCGCCGGTCGCTGATGACGCAGAAGTCGTACTCCGAGGCGCTGCGCGCGCTGGTCCTGTTCACCGCGACGTACCAGGACCGGGCCGAGCAGGCGCGGTACGCGGGCGAGCACGACGACGAGGCCGAGCGGGTCAACGACCTGCTGCTGCCGCTGGTCAAGGGCTACGGCTCGGAGAAGTCGTGGACGCTGCTCGGCACCGAGTCGCTGCAGACCTTCGGCGGGTCCGGGTTCCTGCAGGACTACCCGATCGAGCAGTACGTCCGGGACGCCAAGATCGACACCCTGTACGAGGGCACCACGGCGATCCAGGGCCAGGACCTGTTCTTCCGCAAGATCATCAAGGACCAGGGCAAGGCGCTCGGCCACCTGGCCGAGCAGATCCAGGGCTTCGCCGCCTCCGAGGCCGGCAACGGCCGGCTGAAGCAGGAGCGCGGGCTGCTCGCCCAGGGCCTGGAGGACACCCAGAAGCTGCTCGGCGTGATGGGCCAGGCGCTGATGGCCAGCAACCCGCAGGCCGAGAACGGCGACCCGCGCAACGTCTACAAGGTCGGGCTGAACACCTCCCGGCTGCTCTACGTGCTCGGCGACGTGGTCTGCTCCTGGCTGCTGCTGCGGCAGGCCGAGGTCGCGCTGGACAAGCTCGGCGGCGAGCTGTCGCCGGCCGACCAGGACTTCTACACCGGCAAGGTGGCCGCGGCCCAGTGGTTCGTCCGCTCGACGATGCCGACCGTGCGCGCGGAGCGGATCAAGGCCGAGATGACCGACCTCGACGTGATGGACCTGCCCGAGTCCGCGTTCTGACCCCCCGAAGCCGGCGCCCTCCGCAGGTGTACCCCTCTCTGCGGAGGGCGCCGTTCCACCTCGCGGTGCACGCCGCCGCCGGCAGCCGGCTGATCTGCCCCGGGATGCCCCGGGATCTGGCCTGGTGGCGAGCTGCTGCCTGCGGCAACGTTTCGCCCGGCGCAGTGCACGTCCCTGACCCGGTCTCCCCTGTCCGAGCCAGGGGCGTGCGCTGTCCGCCCCGGAACCGCCGGTGACTCTGCCGCGTCAGTGAGGCGTGCATGCCATCGGCCGTCGTACGCTGTCCGCGATGTCCGCCCGTTCCCGCTGCCTCGCCGCGCTGCTGCTCGCGCTGCTCGCCGTCGTTCCCGCCGGCCCGGCGCACGCCGTCACCCCGGAGCTTCCGGACCAGATCGCCGCCGCCTGGCGCCAGGACCCGATCTACGTCGAGCCCGCGATGCGTCCGGCGTTCCCGCGGTCCGAGCTGGACCGGATCCGCGCCGCCTCGGCGGCCGCCGGGTTCGGGGTGTACGTCGCGATCCTGCCGCGGGACGGCTTCGACCGGGAGCGGTACGCGGAGTTCCCCACGCTGCTGCAGGGCCGGGTCGGGCAGCCCGGCCTGTACCTGGTCTGGACCGTCTCGGACGAGTACTGGTCCGGCGACGAACTGCTGGTCCGGGCCGGCGGTCTGAAGGGTCGGTCGCTGACCCGCGTGCAGGTGGACGACGAGCAGGACAACAAGATCGTCACCGACCGCCCGGCGCCGAGGATCGTCCGCACCATCCAGCAGGCCGGTACGGCGTACGACGGCCGTCCGCTGCCGGACGTCCCGGCGAGCGATCTCAAGGAGTCGGCGCAGCGCGAGCGCTCCGGCCCGTCCGCGACGGACAAGGAGGACCGGGCCGCCTTCACCGGGATGGGCATCGGCGGCCTGGCCGGCTTCCTGCTCGTCCTGATCCTGGTCCTGCGCAGCTGGAAGCACCGGCCGGCCCCCTCCAGGCGCCGCACGTCCGGCCGTTCCCGCGAGCTTCCCGCCCAGGCGGCTTCGTCGGCGGCCGAGGTCAAGCTGTCGACCGTCACGTCCCAGGCCGATCGCTGGATCCCCAAGGCCGGCCGCGCCCTGCGCGCGCTCGAGAAGCAGGTCCTGGCCGCCTCCCGGGCAGGCGACGACGCGGACGCCGCTCGCCGGGAGCGGACGCGGGCGAGGCTGGACCGGCGCGACGACGCCGGCGCCCGGCTGGAGGCGGCTCGCACCCTGCGCAAGGCCGAGCCGGACGACGTGCTCGCCGTGACCGGTGCCTTCGTGCTGGCACGGCAGGCATTCCAGGTCGCCGAGGGCAACGACCTGCTGCCGCCCTGCTTCTTCGACCCGACTCACCCGTCCGGCACGATGACGGCGGCCTGGGCGGACGACACCGAAGTACCGGCGTGCAAGACCTGCGCGCAGACCGTGAGCCGTGGCGAGACCCCGCTCGGGCTGCGGGTGGCGCCGGCGGGCGGACTGTTCGGCATCGACCGCACGCCGGTCCCGTACTGGACCCTCGACCCGGAGAACCCCATGGTCGCGACCGGCTTCGGCGCCCTCTCCGACGACCTGGCCGAACGGGTCGAGCGAATCTACGGCGGTGTCCGGTGACGACATCGATGCCGCGCCGGCTCCGCTCCGCGCCTTCGCCGCGCCGCCGGCCCCCGGGCCGCCTCACGCTCTTGGCGCTCGTCCTCGCGGCGATCGCTGCCGTCATGCCGGCGTCTTCGTGGGCCTCGGCCCCGTCGACCGCGGGCAGCGTGCCCACCGATTCCCGGGTGACCGCGGCCGTCGCGGCCTGGAAGCACGATCCGGTGTACTTCGACCCGCAGTACGCCGCGTCCGTCGCCGAGCACGTCACCGCATTGCGCGACCGGATCGCCCAGTCGCCGGTCCCGGTCTACCTGGCCGCGGTCCCGACCGGCGCCTGGTTCCCCGAGAAGGGCGACACCGAACTGCTGGCCGGCTGGATGGCGGCGGCGAACGGCAAGCCCGGCCTCTACGTGGTGATGTTCGGCACCGAGACGGTCGGCGTGGAACACCTCGTCCAGGCGTACAGTCCGGGCCGGGTGTACGCGGCGTCCCGCAAGTCCGTGGCCGACCGGCTCGCCGAGTTCCTGGACGCGGTCAAGGTGAGCGACCGGTACGACGCCAAGCCGGCCCGGACCCAACCCCTGCCGCCGCGGGACGCGACACCGCGCGAGCCGGAGCGCTTCACCGCCGGGCAAGCGATCGCGAGCGGAATCGGTGGTGCGGTGCTCGGCCTGCTGGGCGGCGCGGTACTGGCCGGAATCGTACTGGGAGTGGCGGCGCTGGTCGCCCGACGAGGTGGAGGACGGCTGTGAAGTCCAGGTACGCGCTGACGGTTCTGCTGGCGCTGGTGCTCTCGATGGCCGCCGTGCCCGCCGGAGCCGGGACGGCCCAGACTCCGGCCGAGCGGGCCCGCGAGATCGCGTCGGCGCTGGCCAAGGACCCGCTGTACATCGACCCGGCGTACGCCACCGGGGTGCCGGAGAACCTGCGCGCCGACGTCCGCACCAAGGCCAAGGCGCTCGACTACCCGGTCTACTCGATCATCCTGCCGCTGACGCCGAGCGACGTGTTCCAGGGCAAGGAAACCAACGTCCTGACGCTCGTCGTCGACGCCCTGCGCAAGCCCGGCCTGTACGTCGTCGTCGACGGCGGTGAGCGCTTCCCGTACTTCAAGGTGCACCAGCTCTCCCAGTTCGAGCGGTACGACGAACGGCTGGACAACGCCCGCTCGCACGCTCTCGACCAGACCGGGTACGACGCCGGTCCGACCGAGGTGATGGCCCGCTTCTACGAGCTGCTGGCCGGACCGGCGCTGGGTCCGGTCGACCGCAAGAAGTCCGGCTCCTCCGGTTCTCCCTCGTCACCCTTCTCCGACGAGGACGGCTCTCCGGTCGTCGGCATCCTGATCGCGGCACTCGCTGTGCTGGTCGTGCTCGGCCTGATCATCGGTCTGCGCCGTCGCGGCGGCAGCAGCAGCCGGCCGCGTCGCGAGAAGGCGTTCACGATTCCGCCACACGTCGCGCAGACCGTTGCCGCCGAACGCCGTCGCCGGCTGACCCGGGACACGACGAGTGAGCTGACCACCCTCGGCTCGGAACTGGCCGCGCTGCCCCCGGCCGAGGGCGAAGGCCTCAGGCACCAGCAGGCCGCGCTCGACGCGCACCACGCGGCCGGGAAGGTCCTGGACGCGTCTCGCGACCTGGTGGACCTCGTCGGTGCGATGGTGCTGCTGGACCAGGCCCGGCGGGAGTACGACCAGGCGGTCGCGGTGGCGGCGGGGCGGAAAGCGTCCGACGTACCGGGGCTGTGCGCTTTCAACCCGTTGCACGGCAGGGCGCTCGCGCGGCCGACGCAGGTCGAGAGCGACGGTACGACGGTGACGCTGCCGCTGTGCGCGGAATGCCGGCAGGCGCTGAAGGCGGGGCGGGCGCCCAAGTCGCTGCCCGGTGACGACGGCCCTTACTGGCACGGCGACGACCTGTGGGCGCGGACCTTCTTCGGCAACCTGACCGACGATCTGCCGGCCGCGGTGATGCGCGGGCAGCACCGGTCCTGAGCCACCCCTGAGCCGGGGTTCAGGGGGCACTGAGGGTCGCTGCCTGATCCAGCCGGACGCCGTCCGCACCTACTGTCGAAGCGACGGTTCGGGGCAGGACGAGAGGTGGACGGACGATGGCTGAGGTCAAGCAGGTCGGCGCACTGCTGCTGGTGACCGGGATCGGTCTGGCGGTGTGGTCCTGGGGCGACCGCCAGTCGGACGACCAGCACGAGGTGGCCGAGTCGATCTCCACCGTGCGGCTGGACTCACCCAACTCCGACATCACGGTCAAGGTCGGCGACGTGCAGCGGACCACCGTCGAGGAGAAGCGCAAGTACTGGCTGTTCCAGCGCGACGACGGCTACCAGGTGGACGGGGACACGCTGCGCATCGACGGGGACTGCGGCTGGCACTGCAAGGCGGACTACGTGGTCACCGTGCCGCGCGGCACCAAGGTCGTCGGCGACAGCGGCAGCGGCGACATCTCCGTCGCCGGGGTGGCGGGCGTCGACCTGCGGGCCCGGTCGGGCGAGGTCGAGCTGCAGGACGTCAGCGGTGACGTGAAGGTCGATCTCACCTCCGGCGACGTGACGGTCGACCGGCTGACCGGCAAGCTCGAGGTGCAGGCGACCTCCGGCGACGTCGAGGCGACCGCGGTGAAGGGCGGGCCGGTGAAGGTCCGCAGTACGTCGGGCGACCTGCGGATCGACCTGGCCGAGGCGACCGACGTG from Kribbella flavida DSM 17836 harbors:
- a CDS encoding MFS transporter → MSSSAATPTIDARRHRRSLVAGTVGNFVEWYEFGAYGFFATVIAANFFSSTSTSDAESLIKTYASFALAFFFRPIGAAVFGRIGDRIGRRPTLILVLLLMTFSTTLIGLLPTYATVGAAAPWLLTLVRALQGLSAGGEFGGAVAIMTEFAPRTKRGLYGAWQSLTVALGLLAGAGLAAILATVLSTEALHDWGWRVPFLLALPLGLVALFLRLRLDETPNFARVQQGGERVPADRGEVAKAIALGIGRLMGWSAAGYTFLVVMPSYLQATLNATFQQALVATVLANLGFAVSIMPAGWISDRVGRRPVMVTGAALVVVLAFPLMNLLQDKESSTALKGVAVFVAGLVVGLMAGPGPAMLAEMFPTRARYTGLGLAYSLSNAVFSGCAGLIITELIKRTKNVDIPAWYVVITCAVSVVALLTLRGDDHRRELRD
- a CDS encoding acyl-CoA dehydrogenase; translated protein: MSHYKSNLRDIEFNLLEVLGRDQVLGQGPYADMDVDTAREVLSEIDRLAKNELAASFVDADRFPPVYDPQTQEVRMPESFKKSYQAYMDAEWFKLELPPELGGQPTPPSLRWAAAEMVLGANPAVHIYAAGPNFAHVLWRNGTERDKVIARHMIERGWGATMVLTEPDAGSDVGAGRTKATLQDDGSWHIEGVKRFITSGEHDMTENIVHLVLARPQGIEGVGGPGTKGLSLFIVPKYDFDLETGELTGERNGAYVTNVEKKMGIKVSTTCEITFGENAPAKGYLLGEVHDGIAQMFQVIEYARMMVGTKAIATLSTGYLNALEYAKQRVQGADLTNAAKTAPRVTITHHPDVRRSLMTQKSYSEALRALVLFTATYQDRAEQARYAGEHDDEAERVNDLLLPLVKGYGSEKSWTLLGTESLQTFGGSGFLQDYPIEQYVRDAKIDTLYEGTTAIQGQDLFFRKIIKDQGKALGHLAEQIQGFAASEAGNGRLKQERGLLAQGLEDTQKLLGVMGQALMASNPQAENGDPRNVYKVGLNTSRLLYVLGDVVCSWLLLRQAEVALDKLGGELSPADQDFYTGKVAAAQWFVRSTMPTVRAERIKAEMTDLDVMDLPESAF
- a CDS encoding DUF4097 family beta strand repeat-containing protein; protein product: MAEVKQVGALLLVTGIGLAVWSWGDRQSDDQHEVAESISTVRLDSPNSDITVKVGDVQRTTVEEKRKYWLFQRDDGYQVDGDTLRIDGDCGWHCKADYVVTVPRGTKVVGDSGSGDISVAGVAGVDLRARSGEVELQDVSGDVKVDLTSGDVTVDRLTGKLEVQATSGDVEATAVKGGPVKVRSTSGDLRIDLAEATDVTAEGTSGDVEVIAPEGSYAVDTDTRSGEVDNGLGDAAAAEHTVRATTVSGDVELTAHRS